The proteins below are encoded in one region of Brachyspira intermedia PWS/A:
- a CDS encoding motility associated factor glycosyltransferase family protein, which yields MNEIKKINLEAINKNIRAYPYDFINMLNNAKESDIILQVIETKSQKPSAKATKNGKQILLHSAYDPIKEANTLIKEIENDEDLDLVFVFGIGGGYLINAVKKLNVSVAVIEPDINFFNTLINNFKLDKILEDDKITFFIGGNDDEDIEKFISLTTTKKVKFFITRSYATLFAEEALHYQSKVLSVVDKKIININTISRFDKLWAYNIASNAVEIATHYGVNRFFNKYKDIPAVIVSAGPSLEKNITKLKEMKNKAIIIAVDTAMKPLSSHSISPHFVITIDPQKKNSKYFRNIHFKDTVLISESSVDHEAVESFNGSIFFIDSIFPLAKYFMKPLGDRGDITMGGSVSTAAYDFAVKIGANPIIMVGLDLSFPNHQTHIKGSYHEENFFTEIGKLDSYDSRIYKVLVSGNLREEKNIYGESVFTDSRFDMYRNWYEAQCANNSKIKFYNATEGGVIIKAMENITLQELIDKFDDINIQIDKNDKNTSDKTKILENLKNGLIKIDKEITSLKPYVEDAINLCYTINDELSRHRKVDKLISKLDESDAKILTISKVNEFLGITMQKTIKTITEGFDFKDETMHKSIISSFKLYEAMKDSIDFNHYIIERALIKINKEL from the coding sequence ATGAATGAAATTAAAAAAATCAATTTAGAAGCAATAAATAAAAATATCAGAGCATATCCTTATGATTTCATTAATATGCTTAATAATGCTAAAGAATCAGATATAATTTTACAGGTAATAGAAACAAAATCACAGAAACCTTCTGCCAAAGCAACAAAAAATGGCAAGCAAATACTTCTTCATAGTGCTTATGACCCTATAAAAGAGGCTAACACTTTGATAAAAGAAATAGAAAATGACGAGGATTTAGATTTAGTATTTGTATTTGGAATTGGCGGAGGATATTTGATTAATGCTGTTAAAAAATTAAATGTTTCTGTCGCTGTGATTGAACCTGATATAAATTTTTTTAATACATTAATAAATAATTTCAAATTAGACAAAATACTTGAAGATGATAAAATCACCTTTTTTATAGGCGGAAATGATGATGAGGATATAGAGAAATTTATATCATTAACAACAACAAAAAAAGTAAAATTTTTTATTACAAGGTCTTATGCTACCCTATTTGCTGAAGAAGCCTTGCATTATCAAAGTAAAGTACTTTCTGTAGTAGATAAAAAAATCATTAATATAAACACTATTTCAAGATTTGATAAACTTTGGGCTTATAATATAGCTTCTAATGCAGTTGAAATTGCCACTCATTATGGAGTCAATAGATTTTTTAATAAATACAAAGATATTCCTGCAGTTATAGTATCAGCAGGTCCTTCTCTTGAAAAAAATATTACAAAATTAAAAGAGATGAAAAACAAAGCAATAATAATAGCTGTTGATACTGCAATGAAACCTTTATCATCCCATAGCATATCTCCACATTTTGTAATTACAATAGACCCTCAAAAGAAAAATTCTAAATATTTCAGGAATATTCATTTTAAAGATACTGTATTAATATCTGAATCTTCTGTTGATCATGAGGCTGTAGAATCATTCAATGGATCAATATTTTTTATAGATTCAATATTCCCGCTTGCAAAATATTTTATGAAGCCTTTAGGGGATAGAGGCGATATTACTATGGGAGGAAGCGTTTCCACTGCCGCTTATGATTTTGCTGTAAAAATAGGAGCTAATCCTATAATAATGGTTGGTTTGGATCTCTCTTTCCCTAATCATCAAACTCATATAAAAGGAAGCTATCATGAAGAAAATTTCTTCACCGAAATAGGAAAGCTAGATTCTTATGACAGCAGAATATATAAAGTACTTGTTTCCGGGAATTTAAGAGAAGAGAAAAATATCTATGGTGAGAGCGTATTTACTGATTCAAGATTCGATATGTACAGAAATTGGTATGAAGCTCAATGTGCCAATAATAGTAAAATAAAATTCTACAATGCCACTGAAGGCGGTGTAATAATAAAAGCAATGGAGAATATTACTCTTCAGGAACTAATAGATAAATTTGATGATATAAACATACAAATAGATAAAAATGACAAAAATACATCAGACAAAACAAAAATACTAGAGAATTTAAAAAACGGATTAATAAAAATAGATAAAGAAATTACATCATTAAAGCCTTATGTTGAAGATGCTATTAATTTATGCTATACGATAAATGATGAGTTATCAAGGCATAGAAAAGTAGATAAGCTCATTTCTAAACTAGATGAATCCGATGCTAAAATACTCACTATAAGCAAAGTTAATGAATTTTTAGGTATTACAATGCAAAAGACTATCAAGACTATAACAGAAGGTTTTGATTTTAAAGATGAAACTATGCATAAATCTATAATAAGTTCTTTCAAATTATATGAAGCTATGAAAGACAGCATTGATTTTAATCATTATATAATAGAGCGTGCATTAATAAAGATAAACAAAGAATTATAA
- a CDS encoding cation:dicarboxylate symporter family transporter, with amino-acid sequence MKKIGLLPRIIIGIILGILVGMFLPAPVVRIFVTISSIFSLFLNFIIPLMIVAFIGYGIANLTEGATKLIGITVAISYGSTLLAGSIAFLVASNLFPTLLGAAALSSVKIESGLDSYFTIPLKPLFDVTSAVVFAFILGIGITMLRPKKQGEELFSIVRDSEEVIQAILKNIIIPILPLHILGTFANLAYAGSIQHILIIFGKVFAVVITLHILYITALFIISGLIAKKSPLMLIKNQIPPYFTAVGTQSSAATIPVSLIAAEKNGVSEQIRKFVIPLCATIHLAGSMITLTCCSTAVILILGQNPTYSSILPFILMLGIAMVAAPGAPGGAVMSALPFFYMIGITGEELQGLMIALYLTQDSFGTAANVSGDNAIAVFVDWFYQTRIKKDAA; translated from the coding sequence ATGAAAAAAATAGGTCTCTTACCAAGAATTATTATAGGTATAATTCTGGGTATATTAGTTGGTATGTTTCTTCCTGCTCCTGTGGTGAGAATTTTTGTAACTATAAGTAGCATATTCAGTTTATTCTTAAATTTCATTATACCTCTTATGATAGTGGCTTTTATTGGTTATGGTATTGCAAATCTCACAGAAGGTGCAACTAAATTAATAGGGATTACAGTTGCTATATCTTATGGTTCTACTTTATTAGCTGGAAGTATAGCATTTTTAGTAGCTTCTAATCTTTTCCCTACTCTTTTAGGTGCTGCCGCTTTAAGCAGTGTAAAAATTGAATCTGGCTTAGACAGCTATTTTACTATACCTCTTAAACCATTATTTGATGTTACATCTGCTGTAGTATTTGCTTTTATATTAGGTATTGGTATAACAATGCTAAGACCTAAAAAACAAGGTGAAGAATTATTTTCTATAGTAAGAGACTCCGAAGAAGTTATACAAGCAATTTTAAAAAATATAATAATCCCTATACTTCCTTTACATATTTTAGGTACATTTGCTAATTTAGCTTATGCCGGAAGTATACAGCATATACTTATAATATTTGGTAAAGTATTTGCTGTTGTTATTACTCTTCATATACTTTATATTACCGCTTTATTTATAATATCTGGATTAATAGCAAAGAAATCTCCTTTAATGCTTATTAAAAATCAGATTCCCCCATACTTTACTGCTGTAGGTACTCAAAGCAGTGCTGCAACTATACCTGTTAGTTTAATAGCTGCTGAAAAAAATGGAGTATCTGAACAGATTAGAAAATTTGTAATACCTCTTTGTGCTACTATACACTTAGCTGGTTCTATGATTACATTAACTTGCTGTTCTACTGCTGTTATATTAATTTTAGGACAAAATCCTACTTACAGTTCTATACTTCCTTTCATACTTATGTTGGGAATAGCTATGGTGGCAGCTCCTGGTGCTCCTGGCGGTGCTGTTATGAGTGCTTTGCCTTTCTTCTATATGATTGGAATAACTGGAGAAGAATTACAAGGTTTGATGATAGCATTATATTTGACTCAAGACTCATTTGGTACTGCTGCTAATGTATCTGGTGATAATGCTATAGCTGTATTTGTTGATTGGTTCTATCAAACTAGAATAAAAAAAGATGCCGCTTGA
- the purD gene encoding phosphoribosylamine--glycine ligase → MKILVIGSGAREHAICNNLLKNEKVSKVYCAPGNAGTAREKNCENVKISTIDEILNFAKKESIDLTIVGSEEMLVYGIVDKFEENGLKIFGPNKQAAILEGSKAYAKDFMKKYGVKTAEYELFTDYNKADEYLNRCSYPIVIKASGLALGKGVLICQDKEEAKNALEDIMVKKIFKDAGNEVVIEEFLEGVEASILSVTDSNVIIPFISAKDHKKVGDNDTGNNTGGMGVISPNPYYTKEAEELFIKDILEPTLKGIKAEKMSFAGIIFFGLMITKKGVYLLEYNVRMGDPETQAVLQLLETDYLSIIESAMKRELATLNIKWKKKYACCVVMASGGYPASYNKGYKIEGIDKINGQCFIAGAKLDENNNIITDGGRVLNVVNIADSLEEARKLTYADIEKIDFKDKYYRKDIGLIK, encoded by the coding sequence ATGAAAATATTAGTTATAGGTTCAGGTGCCAGAGAGCATGCTATTTGTAATAATTTACTTAAGAATGAAAAAGTCTCAAAAGTTTATTGTGCTCCGGGAAATGCAGGCACAGCAAGAGAAAAAAATTGTGAAAATGTTAAAATTTCTACTATAGATGAGATTTTAAATTTTGCTAAAAAAGAAAGCATTGATTTAACCATTGTAGGAAGCGAAGAAATGCTTGTGTATGGAATAGTAGATAAGTTTGAAGAGAACGGACTTAAAATATTCGGACCAAATAAACAGGCCGCTATACTTGAAGGTTCTAAGGCTTATGCTAAAGATTTTATGAAGAAGTACGGAGTAAAAACTGCTGAATATGAATTATTCACTGATTATAATAAAGCTGATGAATATTTGAATAGATGCAGCTATCCTATAGTTATAAAGGCTAGCGGTCTTGCTTTGGGAAAAGGCGTTTTAATATGTCAGGATAAAGAAGAAGCTAAAAATGCATTAGAAGATATAATGGTAAAAAAGATTTTTAAAGATGCTGGAAATGAAGTTGTAATTGAAGAGTTTTTGGAAGGAGTTGAAGCTTCTATACTTTCTGTAACTGACAGCAATGTTATAATACCTTTTATATCTGCTAAGGATCATAAAAAAGTTGGTGATAATGATACTGGAAATAATACGGGCGGAATGGGAGTTATTTCTCCAAATCCTTATTATACAAAAGAAGCTGAAGAATTATTTATTAAAGATATATTAGAGCCTACACTAAAAGGAATAAAAGCTGAGAAAATGTCTTTTGCTGGTATTATATTTTTTGGACTTATGATCACTAAAAAAGGTGTATATTTACTTGAGTATAATGTTAGAATGGGAGACCCTGAAACTCAGGCAGTGCTTCAGCTATTAGAAACTGATTATTTATCTATAATAGAATCAGCTATGAAAAGAGAATTAGCAACTTTAAATATCAAATGGAAAAAGAAATATGCATGCTGTGTTGTAATGGCTTCCGGCGGTTATCCTGCTTCTTATAATAAAGGATATAAAATAGAAGGCATAGATAAAATAAACGGACAATGCTTCATTGCCGGTGCTAAATTAGATGAAAATAATAATATAATCACAGATGGCGGAAGAGTACTCAATGTTGTTAATATTGCTGACAGTTTAGAAGAAGCAAGAAAACTTACTTATGCCGACATTGAAAAAATAGATTTCAAAGATAAATACTATAGAAAAGATATAGGATTAATAAAATAA
- a CDS encoding Rpn family recombination-promoting nuclease/putative transposase, translated as MRNINRMNDYFVRYLLGSLGNEDILENIVNCVLRDSGFQEVHNLEIINPHNLPENINLKESVLDVKAITKDNRKIIIEIQLSGNIDFVKRIFYYISKNIVSELNENESYDIISQVISINFVNFNMDFYDEGKAHRCFKLIDTENHYVSLDMMQMHIIEVPRFIKILNISDIDDIKKNKILSWIEFFTVKDLDKVKDKLKEVNSIMSKVIDKYERFISSEEEMEVYNARDAFLYGQTIMLKKEREEGIKEGIEQGMEKGIEKGEKNKALSIAKSLKKSGLDIKFISDNTGLSIEEIEKL; from the coding sequence ATGAGAAATATTAACAGAATGAATGATTATTTTGTACGCTATCTTTTGGGTTCTCTTGGAAATGAAGATATACTTGAAAATATAGTTAATTGCGTACTTAGAGATTCAGGCTTTCAAGAAGTACATAATTTAGAAATAATTAATCCTCATAATTTACCCGAAAACATTAATTTAAAAGAGTCAGTTCTTGATGTTAAAGCAATTACTAAAGACAATAGAAAAATCATTATAGAAATACAATTATCAGGCAATATAGATTTTGTTAAAAGAATATTTTATTATATATCAAAAAATATAGTGAGTGAACTTAATGAAAATGAATCTTATGATATTATTAGTCAGGTAATAAGTATTAATTTTGTTAACTTTAATATGGACTTTTATGATGAAGGTAAGGCACATAGATGTTTTAAATTAATAGATACTGAAAATCATTATGTATCATTGGATATGATGCAAATGCATATAATAGAAGTGCCAAGGTTTATAAAAATATTAAATATTTCAGATATAGATGATATTAAGAAAAATAAAATATTATCTTGGATAGAATTTTTTACAGTTAAAGATTTGGATAAAGTAAAAGATAAATTAAAGGAGGTAAATAGCATAATGTCAAAAGTGATAGATAAATATGAGAGATTTATATCAAGTGAAGAAGAGATGGAAGTTTATAATGCTAGAGATGCTTTTTTATATGGGCAAACTATAATGCTAAAAAAAGAGAGAGAAGAAGGTATAAAAGAAGGTATAGAACAAGGAATGGAAAAGGGTATAGAAAAGGGTGAAAAAAATAAAGCTTTAAGTATAGCTAAAAGTCTTAAAAAATCTGGTTTAGATATTAAGTTTATCAGTGATAATACAGGTTTAAGTATAGAGGAAATAGAAAAATTATAA
- a CDS encoding squalene/phytoene synthase family protein, giving the protein MLARIIDTIEDSTHSAEDKETLITAFINILKTENIDNLENFKNVVIAHSINENDRVLIENIDIVLKSFFTFKQEIKNISISYLREMGYGMVYYQDHTISTFEDLDDYCYYVAGTVGLYLTELSKILDNMELDREKAKSLGRFLQKVNIIKDAKLDYEEKRVFWPISLFENENPAPYFEDGAYMDKSMEILVKMVESAMAEFRNSIEYIMAIDKKASGYRRFCLVAVLMGYESIKLMKSNYNIFMGETVKIPRKNTLEIVAKAKADYYTNKRLEDLLEKVFTTESVQSESEIPANNNE; this is encoded by the coding sequence TTGCTTGCTAGAATAATAGATACAATAGAAGATTCTACTCATAGTGCGGAAGATAAAGAAACATTAATAACTGCTTTTATAAATATATTAAAAACAGAAAATATTGATAATTTAGAAAATTTTAAAAATGTAGTTATAGCACATTCCATAAATGAAAATGATAGAGTATTAATAGAAAATATAGATATTGTGTTAAAATCTTTTTTTACTTTTAAACAGGAGATAAAAAATATATCTATTTCATATTTAAGGGAAATGGGTTATGGTATGGTTTATTATCAGGATCATACCATATCAACATTTGAAGATTTAGATGATTATTGTTATTATGTTGCCGGTACTGTAGGACTTTATCTTACTGAGCTTTCAAAAATATTGGATAATATGGAATTGGATAGAGAGAAAGCTAAAAGTTTGGGAAGATTTTTGCAGAAAGTTAATATTATTAAAGATGCTAAATTAGATTATGAAGAGAAAAGAGTTTTTTGGCCTATAAGTTTATTTGAAAATGAGAATCCTGCTCCATATTTTGAAGATGGTGCTTATATGGATAAATCTATGGAAATATTAGTTAAGATGGTAGAATCAGCTATGGCTGAGTTTAGGAATTCTATAGAATATATTATGGCAATAGATAAAAAAGCATCTGGTTATAGGCGTTTTTGTTTGGTGGCTGTTCTTATGGGGTATGAAAGTATAAAACTTATGAAGAGCAATTATAATATATTTATGGGTGAGACTGTAAAAATTCCTAGAAAAAATACTTTAGAGATAGTTGCAAAAGCGAAAGCTGATTATTATACTAATAAGAGATTGGAAGATCTATTAGAAAAAGTATTTACAACAGAATCAGTACAAAGTGAATCCGAAATCCCTGCAAATAATAATGAATAA
- a CDS encoding tetratricopeptide repeat protein, which produces MFIRKICIVLAILIFSAFNLFSQSNKEDENVFKDSQYIKSEEEAKAAYSLALYYKERALASKTLTEQTVKDLESAKVILQEIVKYVQNKEIYITLAETHEALGEYYESSRIYDNLVFDSPEDIDILFKAAERNIFIMNNVDKARYYLEYAYEIDNSNNDVLILLGYTYYQKRELEKAVYYFSKVDETKKPSNNNNYLSYYNFYYGMSEFYLSRFSSAIGRFNKLQNVQLSPADKYTASYGIVKSYQALEKYNEAYSNSMDIEDGLFLSAYLSFMSDKYDDGLFEEIDPANPNTPKILSIISEAESSGYSNALNIIETDLDRREIDLDIIQAYYKMIYEVGSKENKMNSEMDIISFYLMIKNIDALPKHIDNLVSYDNSGKFNNLYLQAALEFKNQNNFQSSKEMLNKYLSLDNKNIKENELVSLVLTASDIGESELAISAIEKYEKEKYSYSYLKAYAALMNNDEVNANKYLDEDFEYFSNNKSNTNDYRINIPYVTSLALDNTNSALLYANYKYSQDTSSAENMNSLSWALVSLGSDLDKAIKLSQSAVQLEPNSPHYIDTLGFAYYKKGDYDNALKNLLKAALYVDDDSKAEIYAHIADTYYAKNDYKNALKYYRKSISSYKKEFDYDENRIKDRIESLTEKE; this is translated from the coding sequence ATGTTTATCAGAAAAATTTGTATTGTATTAGCAATTTTAATATTTAGTGCATTTAATTTATTTTCGCAGTCAAATAAAGAAGATGAAAATGTATTTAAAGATTCTCAATATATAAAAAGTGAAGAAGAGGCAAAAGCTGCATATAGTTTGGCTTTATATTACAAAGAGCGTGCTTTGGCAAGTAAAACTTTAACAGAACAAACTGTTAAAGATTTGGAAAGTGCTAAAGTAATACTTCAGGAAATTGTTAAATATGTACAAAATAAAGAGATATATATAACATTAGCTGAAACTCATGAGGCTTTAGGAGAATATTATGAGAGCTCTAGAATTTATGATAATTTAGTTTTTGATTCTCCTGAAGATATTGATATATTATTTAAAGCTGCTGAAAGAAATATATTTATTATGAATAATGTTGATAAGGCTAGATATTATTTAGAATATGCTTATGAAATAGATAATTCTAATAATGATGTTCTAATATTATTAGGTTATACTTATTATCAAAAAAGAGAACTTGAGAAAGCTGTATATTATTTTTCTAAAGTAGATGAAACTAAAAAACCAAGTAATAATAACAATTATTTAAGTTATTATAATTTTTATTATGGTATGAGTGAGTTTTATTTAAGCAGATTTTCCAGTGCTATAGGCAGATTCAATAAACTTCAAAATGTTCAATTATCACCAGCCGATAAATATACTGCTTCCTATGGTATAGTAAAGAGTTATCAGGCTTTAGAAAAATATAATGAAGCTTATTCTAATAGTATGGATATAGAAGATGGATTATTTTTGAGTGCATATTTAAGTTTTATGTCTGATAAATATGATGACGGTTTATTTGAAGAAATAGACCCAGCAAATCCTAATACTCCTAAGATATTATCTATTATTTCAGAAGCAGAAAGTTCAGGATATAGTAATGCCCTTAATATTATCGAAACTGATTTAGACAGAAGGGAAATAGATTTAGATATTATACAGGCATATTATAAAATGATTTATGAAGTAGGCAGTAAAGAAAATAAAATGAATTCTGAAATGGATATAATATCATTTTATTTAATGATAAAAAATATAGATGCTTTACCTAAGCATATAGATAATTTAGTTAGCTATGATAATAGCGGAAAATTTAATAATTTATATTTACAGGCTGCTTTAGAGTTTAAAAATCAAAATAATTTTCAATCATCAAAAGAGATGTTAAATAAATATTTATCTTTGGATAATAAAAATATAAAAGAAAATGAATTAGTATCTTTAGTATTGACAGCAAGCGATATAGGAGAAAGCGAACTTGCTATAAGTGCTATTGAAAAATATGAAAAAGAAAAATATTCTTACAGCTATTTAAAAGCTTATGCAGCATTAATGAATAATGATGAAGTTAATGCCAATAAATATTTAGATGAAGACTTTGAATATTTCAGCAATAATAAATCAAATACTAATGATTATAGAATAAATATTCCTTATGTAACATCATTAGCATTAGATAATACAAATTCGGCATTACTATATGCTAATTATAAATATTCTCAGGATACAAGTTCTGCAGAAAATATGAACAGTTTATCTTGGGCATTGGTTTCATTAGGCAGTGATTTGGATAAAGCTATAAAACTTTCTCAAAGTGCTGTTCAGTTAGAGCCTAATTCTCCTCATTATATAGACACTTTAGGTTTTGCTTATTATAAGAAAGGTGATTATGATAATGCTTTGAAAAACTTATTAAAAGCTGCTTTATATGTAGATGATGATTCTAAAGCTGAGATATATGCTCATATAGCTGATACTTATTATGCTAAGAATGATTATAAAAATGCTCTTAAATATTATAGAAAATCAATATCTTCATATAAAAAAGAATTCGATTATGATGAAAATAGAATAAAAGACAGAATAGAAAGTTTAACAGAGAAAGAATAA
- a CDS encoding leucine-rich repeat domain-containing protein yields MLEKISLKNIKIEISLDNVIFPNNKIPDNLFGANAVNKSIVKITFPDTITEIGEYSIYCPELTEITLPSNLITIGNRGLIGCYNLKSLKLPNSLKTIGEAALNQCGFSSIEIPDSVTSIGKSAFGDCENLVNIKLPNNLETIPDSMFESCGSINTITIPASVKTIEKYAFYSCKNFENIRFLNDDPKSMTVGQSVFSYSPLKNVYIPKSSTASDVEWRNTLGIGVSVNIIRE; encoded by the coding sequence ATGCTTGAAAAAATTTCTTTAAAAAATATAAAAATAGAAATATCTCTTGATAATGTAATTTTCCCAAACAATAAAATCCCAGATAATTTGTTTGGGGCAAATGCTGTAAATAAGTCAATAGTAAAAATAACATTTCCTGACACTATAACAGAAATAGGAGAATATAGCATTTATTGTCCTGAATTAACTGAAATAACACTTCCAAGTAATTTGATAACAATAGGTAACCGAGGACTTATAGGATGTTATAATCTAAAATCATTAAAACTTCCTAACTCATTAAAAACAATAGGAGAAGCAGCATTAAACCAATGTGGCTTTTCAAGTATTGAAATTCCTGATTCTGTAACTTCTATAGGTAAAAGTGCTTTTGGCGATTGCGAAAATTTAGTAAATATAAAATTACCAAATAATTTAGAGACAATACCTGATAGTATGTTTGAAAGCTGCGGATCTATTAATACAATAACTATACCAGCTTCTGTAAAAACTATAGAAAAATATGCATTTTATTCCTGTAAAAATTTTGAAAATATAAGATTTCTAAATGATGATCCAAAATCAATGACAGTAGGACAAAGTGTATTTTCATACTCTCCATTAAAAAATGTCTATATACCTAAAAGCAGCACAGCATCAGATGTAGAATGGAGAAATACTTTAGGTATTGGAGTATCTGTAAATATCATAAGGGAATAA
- the ispF gene encoding 2-C-methyl-D-erythritol 2,4-cyclodiphosphate synthase, which yields MRIGYGYDSHIFSENRKLILAGIEIPYELGLKGHSDADAVIHALIDSILGALALGDIGSHFPDNDEQYKDISSIVLLEKTVSIMKEKNYEISNTDITIILEKPKLRKYIDTMRENLSKILKTDIENVSIKAKTNEKMDSIGRGEGIAVHCVSLLKKIK from the coding sequence ATGAGAATAGGCTACGGATACGATTCACATATATTTTCTGAGAATCGTAAATTGATATTGGCAGGAATAGAAATTCCTTATGAATTGGGGTTAAAAGGTCATTCAGATGCAGATGCTGTTATTCATGCTTTGATAGATTCTATATTAGGCGCATTGGCACTTGGAGATATAGGAAGTCATTTTCCTGATAATGATGAACAATATAAAGATATTTCTTCTATTGTATTATTGGAAAAAACAGTTTCGATTATGAAAGAAAAAAATTATGAAATATCTAATACTGATATTACAATTATATTAGAAAAACCAAAATTAAGAAAATATATAGACACTATGAGAGAAAATCTATCCAAAATTCTTAAAACTGATATAGAAAATGTTTCGATAAAAGCTAAAACTAATGAAAAAATGGATTCTATAGGCAGAGGAGAAGGCATAGCAGTTCATTGTGTATCTTTACTAAAAAAAATAAAATAA
- a CDS encoding polyprenyl synthetase family protein, producing the protein MNLKEYMNIRLEEINKTIDNVFDKSSIELENSFIEMLKYPLDAGGKRLRPILTCLACELFNGDYKKSIIPAVALELIHTYSLVHDDLPAMDNDDLRRGKPTTHIKYGEANAILVGDGLLTHAFQLLSKTDVKDSTLRKLLFELSYAAGINGMVMGQFIDLYYEEKEINFDMLKILHAKKTGAMIRGAIRLGAIASENDNDIENITKYGEAIGLAFQIQDDILDVISDNETLGKTVGKDEKEGKLTYVKQFGLEGAKEEAKKVIEKSIEYLKPYKDSEAKNILIELANYIIERKS; encoded by the coding sequence ATGAATCTTAAAGAATATATGAATATAAGACTAGAAGAAATCAATAAAACTATTGACAATGTATTTGATAAAAGCAGCATAGAATTAGAAAATAGTTTCATAGAAATGCTTAAATATCCATTGGATGCGGGCGGAAAGAGATTAAGACCTATACTTACATGTTTAGCATGCGAACTTTTTAACGGCGATTATAAAAAATCTATAATACCTGCAGTAGCATTAGAACTTATACATACATATTCTTTAGTTCATGATGATTTGCCTGCTATGGATAATGATGATTTAAGAAGAGGAAAACCTACAACACATATAAAATACGGTGAAGCTAATGCAATACTTGTAGGAGACGGACTTTTAACTCATGCATTTCAATTACTTTCAAAGACAGATGTTAAAGACAGCACTTTAAGAAAACTTTTATTTGAATTGAGTTATGCTGCAGGAATAAATGGAATGGTTATGGGGCAATTTATAGACTTATATTATGAAGAAAAAGAAATCAATTTTGATATGCTTAAAATACTTCATGCTAAAAAAACAGGTGCTATGATAAGAGGTGCTATAAGACTAGGAGCAATTGCCTCAGAAAATGATAATGATATAGAAAATATAACAAAATACGGTGAAGCTATAGGACTTGCTTTCCAAATTCAGGACGATATACTTGATGTTATTTCAGACAATGAAACTTTAGGAAAAACTGTTGGTAAAGATGAAAAAGAAGGAAAACTCACTTATGTAAAACAGTTCGGACTAGAAGGTGCAAAAGAAGAAGCCAAAAAAGTAATTGAAAAATCTATTGAATATTTAAAGCCTTATAAAGATAGTGAAGCTAAAAATATATTAATAGAATTAGCAAATTACATAATAGAAAGAAAATCATAA